A window of the Xanthocytophaga agilis genome harbors these coding sequences:
- a CDS encoding M1 family metallopeptidase: MQLNLRVFGLLFFCFVVGYYGQAQNSGRPAKGQTKPKAKPKPVNTSPWHFTRYDSLRGNLSPRRSCYDVFFYHLNLRVNPKDSTVGGYNILAYRAESDFKTIQVDLYKNMHISAITYHGKPLSFKRDSNAVFVTFTETQRKGTLDSIVIHYGGKPRIAKNPPWDGGFIWVKDKVGKPWVTVACEGAGASLWWPCKDHLSDEPDSMYISIEAPSDLQCISNGNLKQMAYLRGGYARFDWRVHYPIDTYNVTVNIGNYEHMTDTYQSKDGKTLALDYYVMPYNRGKAEKQFKQVKPMLAAYEKYFGKYPFWNDGYALVETPYLGMEHQSAIAYGNDYLPGYKGKDLSGVGLNFDYIIIHETGHEYWGNNVSMADHGEMWINESFCTYAEALFVEEIYGKETAFKYVKGQSALIQNTEPMLGPLNVNFEDYKTTDIYFKGANMLHTLRNVIDNDSLWVDILHGIQQDMRLKQVHTQDIVNYINQKTGKNFNAFFNQYLKYLSPPTLNCVLTQTSRKEIELRVKWTADVADFAMPVKIACTKDKDEKLIFQTIQPTKEWQTLTFEGKIEDFQIANNLYYILTDIQAKSADPK; the protein is encoded by the coding sequence TGGATATTACGGACAAGCGCAGAATTCCGGGCGACCTGCTAAGGGACAAACTAAACCTAAGGCAAAACCAAAGCCAGTAAACACATCTCCCTGGCATTTTACGCGCTATGATAGCTTACGAGGTAATCTAAGTCCTCGCAGAAGCTGTTATGATGTATTCTTTTATCACTTGAATTTACGCGTAAACCCTAAAGATAGTACTGTTGGCGGATATAATATTCTTGCCTATCGGGCAGAGTCAGACTTCAAAACTATTCAGGTTGATCTATATAAGAATATGCATATCAGTGCTATTACTTATCATGGAAAGCCTCTTTCTTTTAAGCGGGATAGCAATGCTGTTTTTGTAACCTTTACTGAAACACAACGGAAAGGCACACTGGATTCGATTGTTATTCATTATGGAGGTAAGCCTCGTATTGCCAAAAACCCACCATGGGATGGGGGATTTATCTGGGTAAAGGATAAAGTTGGCAAGCCCTGGGTTACAGTAGCATGCGAGGGTGCTGGTGCCAGTCTGTGGTGGCCTTGTAAAGATCACTTGTCTGATGAACCAGATAGTATGTATATCAGTATAGAAGCTCCGTCTGATTTACAATGTATCAGTAATGGAAATCTAAAACAGATGGCTTATCTACGTGGCGGCTATGCCCGGTTTGACTGGCGTGTTCATTATCCAATAGACACATACAATGTAACAGTAAATATTGGAAATTATGAACACATGACAGATACCTATCAGTCTAAAGATGGCAAAACTCTTGCGTTGGATTACTATGTAATGCCTTATAACAGAGGAAAAGCTGAAAAACAGTTTAAACAGGTTAAACCTATGCTTGCTGCCTATGAAAAGTATTTTGGTAAATATCCTTTTTGGAATGATGGGTATGCGCTTGTTGAAACTCCTTATCTTGGAATGGAACACCAGAGTGCAATTGCCTATGGCAATGATTATTTACCAGGTTACAAAGGCAAAGATCTTTCCGGTGTTGGCCTTAACTTTGACTATATTATTATTCACGAAACGGGACATGAATATTGGGGCAATAATGTGAGTATGGCCGATCATGGCGAAATGTGGATCAATGAATCCTTTTGTACATATGCAGAAGCTTTATTTGTAGAAGAAATATATGGTAAAGAGACTGCTTTTAAGTATGTAAAAGGACAATCCGCGCTGATACAGAATACAGAGCCGATGCTAGGGCCTTTAAATGTAAATTTTGAAGATTATAAGACAACAGATATCTATTTTAAGGGAGCAAATATGCTTCATACATTACGAAATGTAATTGACAATGATTCCTTGTGGGTTGATATTTTACATGGTATACAGCAGGACATGAGATTAAAACAGGTACATACGCAGGATATTGTTAATTATATAAATCAAAAAACAGGCAAAAACTTCAACGCCTTCTTTAATCAGTATCTTAAATATCTATCTCCTCCTACACTGAATTGTGTGCTTACTCAAACAAGCCGGAAAGAAATAGAGCTTCGCGTAAAATGGACTGCAGATGTAGCAGATTTTGCAATGCCTGTGAAGATAGCTTGTACAAAGGATAAAGACGAAAAGTTGATCTTCCAGACTATACAGCCTACTAAAGAATGGCAGACTCTCACTTTCGAAGGAAAAATTGAGGATTTTCAGATTGCTAACAATCTATATTATATCCTAACAGATATTCAGGCCAAAAGTGCAGATCCAAAATAA
- a CDS encoding type B 50S ribosomal protein L31 encodes MKQDIHPDYHPVVFWDQQADYKFLTRSTMTSKETIQWEDGNTYPVIKIEVSSQSHPFYTGKNVLVDTAGRIEKFNKRYGK; translated from the coding sequence ATGAAACAAGATATTCATCCTGATTATCATCCGGTTGTATTCTGGGATCAGCAAGCAGATTATAAATTTCTGACCCGTTCAACCATGACTTCCAAAGAAACTATTCAGTGGGAAGATGGCAATACGTATCCTGTAATTAAAATCGAGGTAAGCTCACAGTCTCATCCTTTCTATACAGGTAAAAATGTATTGGTGGATACTGCTGGTCGTATCGAGAAATTCAACAAACGTTACGGAAAGTAA
- a CDS encoding nicotinamidase, translated as MKTAFLIIDAQYDFCNPNGALYVPGAEEDIQRLSHLITTHSDKIDAIYATLDTHPVNDISHPSFWISSEGQEPAPFTLIKAEDVKSGKWKPRFNSEQVLNYLEKLELQGEFIHCIWPEHCLHGSRGAALEDSLLEALRYFAHTGKEYHTIEKGTNPMTEHFGIFKAQIPIDDAPETQLNTKLIDELLAYDQIFLCGEAKSHCVATSLKQVLQSAPELAKKFVIIDDIMSDVTGFGYLGDPIYAEARKAGIPFMKSSEITL; from the coding sequence ATGAAAACGGCTTTTCTCATCATTGATGCACAATACGACTTCTGTAACCCTAATGGCGCATTATATGTTCCAGGTGCAGAAGAGGATATACAACGCCTGAGTCACCTTATTACTACTCATTCTGATAAGATAGACGCCATTTATGCAACACTGGATACACATCCAGTTAATGATATTTCCCATCCTTCTTTCTGGATAAGCTCAGAAGGTCAGGAACCAGCACCCTTTACATTAATTAAAGCCGAAGATGTGAAGTCAGGGAAATGGAAGCCACGTTTTAATTCGGAACAAGTTTTAAACTATCTCGAAAAGTTAGAACTACAAGGCGAGTTTATCCACTGTATCTGGCCAGAACATTGTTTGCATGGCTCACGAGGAGCAGCGTTGGAAGACTCTCTTTTAGAAGCATTGCGCTATTTTGCACACACAGGTAAGGAGTATCATACCATAGAAAAGGGTACAAATCCAATGACAGAGCATTTTGGTATCTTCAAAGCGCAGATCCCAATTGATGATGCCCCGGAAACACAACTCAATACCAAACTTATTGATGAATTGCTGGCGTATGACCAGATATTTCTTTGTGGTGAGGCAAAATCACACTGTGTTGCCACCAGTCTGAAACAAGTACTGCAATCTGCTCCAGAACTAGCTAAAAAGTTTGTTATTATTGATGATATTATGTCTGATGTAACAGGATTTGGTTATCTGGGAGATCCTATTTATGCAGAGGCCAGAAAGGCTGGAATTCCATTTATGAAGTCATCAGAAATAACTCTATAG
- the smpB gene encoding SsrA-binding protein SmpB, which produces MAKEKIEKIVNIKNKRASFEYQFLDTYVTGIMLTGTEIKSIRQQKVNLQDAYCYFHENELFIKNMNISKYSEGTYYNHDPLRERKLLMKKNELRKLENKLDDGLTIVPLRLFINDRGLAKMEIALARGKKLYDKREDIKSRDVSREMARERY; this is translated from the coding sequence ATGGCAAAAGAAAAAATCGAGAAGATTGTTAATATAAAAAATAAACGGGCTTCATTTGAATATCAGTTCCTGGATACGTATGTAACAGGAATTATGCTGACAGGTACAGAAATAAAATCAATCCGTCAGCAGAAGGTAAACTTACAGGATGCGTATTGTTATTTTCACGAGAATGAATTGTTCATTAAGAATATGAATATCTCAAAATACAGTGAAGGTACCTATTACAATCATGATCCTCTTAGAGAACGAAAGTTGTTAATGAAAAAGAATGAACTGCGCAAACTCGAAAATAAACTGGACGACGGACTAACAATCGTTCCTCTGCGCTTATTCATAAACGATAGAGGGTTAGCTAAGATGGAGATTGCTCTGGCAAGAGGCAAGAAGCTATATGACAAACGGGAGGATATTAAATCCCGGGATGTATCAAGAGAGATGGCTAGAGAACGTTACTAA